In a single window of the Streptomyces sp. NBC_00094 genome:
- a CDS encoding urease subunit alpha, whose product MSKPSRHSDHCTPGSSRHIDPHEYATVHGPRAGDRVRLGDSGLVVRVESDSQAYGDEFLAGFGKTARDGMHLKAAAVRDTCDVVITNVLVIDAVLGVRKVSIGIREGRIHAIGRAGNPDTLDGVDVVVGTGTTMIPGEGLIATAGAIDTHVHLLSPRIMEASLASGVTTIIGQEIGPSWGVGVNSPWALKLGFNAFDAWPVNIGFLARGSASHEAPLVEALAEGGACGFKVHEDMGAHTRALDTALRVAEEHDVQVALHSDGLNECLSVEDTLRVLDGRTIHAFHIEGCGGGHVPNVLKMAGVPNVIGSSTNPTLPFGRDAIAEHYGMIVSVHALKTDLPGDAAMARDRIRAGTMGAEDVLHDLGAIGITSSDAQGMGRAGETVRRTFAMAGKMKAELGPLEGDGAHDDNARVLRYMAKLTINPAIAHGLAHEIGSIEVGKMADIVLWRPPFFGAKPQMVIKNGFPAYGVTGDPNAATDTCEPLVLGPLFGAHGAAPAELSVAFVSRAAAESGSFGSPYDTLGTRRRRVAVRGTRGIGPADMVRNARLGQVDVDPRSGLVTLDGAPMRSEPAQDVSLSRLYFL is encoded by the coding sequence ATGAGCAAGCCCAGCAGACACAGTGACCACTGCACGCCGGGGAGCAGCCGGCACATCGACCCGCACGAGTACGCCACCGTGCACGGCCCCCGCGCGGGGGACCGGGTCCGGCTCGGGGACTCCGGGCTCGTCGTACGGGTGGAGTCGGACTCGCAGGCGTACGGCGACGAGTTCCTGGCCGGCTTCGGCAAGACGGCCCGTGACGGGATGCACCTGAAGGCCGCAGCGGTACGCGACACCTGCGACGTCGTGATCACCAACGTGCTGGTGATCGACGCCGTGCTCGGCGTCCGGAAGGTGTCCATCGGTATCCGGGAGGGCCGGATCCACGCGATCGGGCGGGCCGGCAACCCCGACACCCTCGACGGCGTCGACGTCGTCGTCGGCACGGGGACGACGATGATCCCGGGGGAGGGGCTGATCGCGACCGCCGGTGCGATCGACACCCATGTCCATCTGCTCTCCCCACGGATCATGGAGGCGTCACTGGCCTCAGGCGTCACCACGATCATCGGGCAGGAGATCGGGCCGAGCTGGGGCGTCGGCGTCAACTCCCCGTGGGCGCTGAAGCTCGGGTTCAACGCGTTCGACGCGTGGCCCGTCAACATCGGCTTCCTGGCCCGGGGCTCCGCCTCCCACGAGGCGCCCCTGGTCGAGGCGCTGGCCGAGGGAGGCGCCTGCGGTTTCAAGGTGCACGAGGACATGGGCGCCCACACCCGGGCCCTCGACACCGCGCTGAGGGTGGCCGAGGAGCACGACGTCCAGGTGGCCCTGCACAGTGACGGCCTGAACGAGTGCCTGTCGGTGGAGGACACCCTGCGGGTCCTGGACGGCCGGACCATCCACGCCTTCCACATCGAGGGCTGCGGTGGGGGGCACGTACCGAACGTCCTGAAGATGGCGGGCGTGCCGAACGTCATCGGCTCCTCCACCAACCCCACCCTGCCCTTCGGCCGCGACGCCATCGCCGAGCACTACGGGATGATCGTCTCCGTCCACGCGCTCAAGACGGACCTGCCGGGCGACGCCGCGATGGCGCGTGACCGGATCCGGGCCGGGACGATGGGCGCGGAGGACGTCCTGCACGACCTCGGCGCGATCGGGATCACCTCCTCCGACGCGCAGGGGATGGGAAGGGCCGGCGAGACCGTACGCCGGACCTTCGCCATGGCCGGGAAGATGAAGGCCGAGCTGGGCCCGCTGGAAGGCGACGGCGCGCACGACGACAACGCGCGCGTCCTCCGCTACATGGCCAAGCTCACCATCAACCCGGCGATCGCCCACGGCCTCGCCCACGAGATCGGTTCCATCGAGGTCGGGAAGATGGCCGACATCGTGCTGTGGCGCCCGCCGTTCTTCGGGGCGAAACCGCAGATGGTCATCAAGAACGGCTTCCCCGCGTACGGGGTGACCGGCGATCCCAACGCCGCCACCGACACCTGCGAGCCCCTCGTCCTGGGCCCGCTGTTCGGCGCCCATGGGGCAGCACCCGCCGAGCTGTCCGTCGCCTTCGTCAGCCGCGCCGCCGCCGAGTCGGGCTCCTTCGGCTCGCCGTACGACACGCTGGGCACCCGGCGGCGACGTGTGGCCGTGCGGGGTACCCGTGGCATCGGCCCGGCCGACATGGTGCGCAACGCGCGGCTCGGACAGGTCGACGTCGATCCGCGTAGCGGCCTCGTGACCCTCGACGGCGCTCCCATGCGCTCCGAGCCCGCGCAGGACGTCTCGCTGAGCCGTCTGTACTTCCTGTGA
- a CDS encoding agmatine/peptidylarginine deiminase: MTAFRMPAEWSEHEGCLMAWPVREDLWGSVLDDVKEEYANVARAIAEFEPVTMVAPPGHGDEARTRCGDGITVVELEQDDSWFRDSAPLFVLDGDGHRAGVDFRFNAWGRKHHPYDSDDLVSGLLLAHLGVERIPSDMILEGGAITVDGEGTLITTEQCLLHTNRNPGMSRDEIETELKSQLGVDKVVWLPYGGLLDTETDGHVDGVCAFAAPGKVVVSLPDDPAHPDYARMRANRAVLENTTDAQGRPFEIIDIPQTSFVDMVDGEVEVSYLNYYVANGGVVVPVAGLPRDDEALAVIATAYPGRKVVGVRALAIAFGGGGVHCITQQIPATA; encoded by the coding sequence ATGACCGCATTCCGTATGCCTGCCGAATGGTCCGAGCACGAGGGCTGCCTGATGGCCTGGCCCGTCCGCGAGGATCTGTGGGGCAGTGTGCTGGACGACGTCAAGGAGGAGTACGCGAACGTCGCCCGGGCGATCGCCGAGTTCGAGCCGGTGACCATGGTCGCGCCGCCCGGCCACGGCGACGAGGCCCGCACGAGGTGCGGCGACGGGATCACCGTGGTGGAGCTGGAGCAGGACGACTCGTGGTTCCGCGACTCCGCCCCGCTCTTCGTGCTCGACGGTGACGGACACCGCGCCGGGGTGGACTTCCGCTTCAACGCGTGGGGCCGCAAGCACCACCCGTACGACTCCGACGACCTGGTCAGCGGCCTGCTCCTGGCGCACCTCGGAGTCGAGCGCATCCCCTCCGACATGATCCTCGAAGGCGGGGCGATCACGGTCGACGGCGAGGGCACGCTGATCACGACCGAGCAGTGTCTGCTCCACACCAACAGGAACCCCGGAATGAGCCGGGACGAGATCGAGACGGAGCTGAAATCCCAGCTCGGCGTCGACAAGGTCGTGTGGCTCCCGTACGGCGGTCTGCTGGACACGGAGACCGACGGGCACGTCGACGGCGTCTGCGCCTTCGCCGCCCCCGGCAAGGTCGTCGTCTCCCTGCCCGACGACCCCGCACACCCCGACTACGCCAGGATGCGGGCCAACCGCGCGGTCCTCGAGAACACCACCGACGCCCAGGGCCGACCGTTCGAGATCATCGACATCCCGCAGACGTCGTTCGTCGACATGGTCGACGGCGAGGTCGAGGTCTCCTACCTGAACTACTACGTCGCCAACGGCGGCGTGGTCGTCCCGGTGGCCGGTCTGCCCCGGGACGACGAGGCCCTCGCGGTCATCGCCACGGCGTACCCCGGTCGCAAGGTCGTCGGAGTGCGGGCGCTCGCGATCGCCTTCGGCGGTGGCGGAGTCCACTGCATCACCCAGCAGATCCCCGCCACCGCCTGA